A genomic window from Gossypium hirsutum isolate 1008001.06 chromosome D12, Gossypium_hirsutum_v2.1, whole genome shotgun sequence includes:
- the LOC107945451 gene encoding uncharacterized protein: MDFNKDLCRSSSFNGTMVGEENAVSMLVLSYSQEQLPEIFVGLKSQQGCIGEMSDVEDETFNTVVSRSSQTCRIDLLEEIIEDAKDNKKILFQTMQSIMNLMKEVELQEAAVEQAKEEAAREAWIFSSRWRNLNRCCHMQRK, from the exons ATGGATTTTAATAAAGATTTATGCAGAAGCAGTTCATTCAATGGAACCATGGTCGGTGAAGAAAATGCTGTGAGCATGCTGGTTCTGTCATACTCTCAAGAACAATTACCAGAAATTTTTGTAGGGCTTAAATCCCAGCAGGGTTGCATTGGTGAAATGAGTGATGTTGAGGATGAGACCTTCAACACTGTTGTTAGTAGATCAAGTCAAACATGTAGAATTGATCTACTCGAAGAGATCATTGAAGATGCTAAAGATAACAAG AAAATTTTGTTTCAGACCATGCAATCGATTATGAacttgatgaaagaagttgaactTCAAGAGGCAGCTGTCGAACAAGCAAAAGAGGAAGCTGCAAGGGAGGCATGGATATTCTCGTCAAGGTGGAGGAACTTAAACAGATGCTGCCACATGCAAAGGAAGTAA